In a single window of the Orcinus orca chromosome 9, mOrcOrc1.1, whole genome shotgun sequence genome:
- the ARL4A gene encoding ADP-ribosylation factor-like protein 4A, which produces MGNGLSDQTSILSSLPSFQSFHIVILGLDSAGKTTVLYRLQFNEFVNTVPTKGFNTEKIKVTLGNSKTVTFHFWDVGGQEKLRPLWKSYTRCTDGIVFVVDSVDVERMEEAKTELHKITRISENQGVPVLIVANKQDLRNSLSLSEIEKLLAMGELSSSTPWHLQPTCAIIGDGLKEGLEKLHDMIIKRRKMLRQQKKKR; this is translated from the coding sequence ATGGGGAATGGACTGTCAGACCAGACTTCTATCCTGTCCAGCCTGCCTTCATTTCAGTCCTTCCACATTGTCATTCTGGGTTTGGACTCTGCTGGAAAGACAACTGTGTTATACAGGCTGCAGTTCAATGAATTTGTAAATACCGTACCTACCAAAGGATTTAACACGGAAAAAATTAAGGTAACCTTGGGAAATTCTAAAACAGTCACTTTTCACTTCTGGGATGTAGGTGGTCAGGAGAAATTAAGGCCACTGTGGAAGTCATATACCAGATGCACAGATGGCATTGTGTTTGTTGTGGACTCTGTTGATGTTGAAAGGATGGAAGAAGCCAAAACTGAACTTCATAAAATAACTAGGATATCAGAAAATCAAGGAGTCCCTGTGCTAATAGTTGCTAACAAACAAGACCTGAGGAACTCATTGTCTCTCTCAGAAATTGAGAAATTGTTAGCAATGGGTGAACTGAGCTCATCAACTCCCTGGCATTTGCAGCCCACCTGTGCAATCATAGGCGATGGACTGAAGGAAGGACTTGAGAAACTACATGATATgataattaaaagaagaaaaatgttgaggcagcagaaaaagaaaagatga